The DNA segment GACAGGGGGCTCGTCGACATCCAGGAGTCCGACCCGCGGGAGTACCGGGCGGTCGAGTTCGACGAGGCGCTCGGACTGCTGCGGCAGGACTACGAGTCGAGCATCGAAACCGCCCGGAGCGCGATGGCGGACGTCGAGACGGTCGAAACCGAGGAGGACGAGGGCGTGTGGGCGGTCGCGAGCCAGGACCACGTCCTCGACCGTCTGACGGCCGTCTGCGAGGACGCCGAAGGCGAGATCCACTACCTGTTCGCCGACACCGTCACCCCGAAAGACGCCGTCCTCGACCGACTCGCCGCGGCGGTCGACCGCGGCGTCGCCGTCACCGTCGAGGTGCCCACCGAGGGCGTCCGGGACCGAGTTCGAGACGCCGTCCCCGGCGCGACGGTGCGGGTCGCGCCCGACCTCGACCGCACGGAACCCGTCGTCGAGAAGCGGCCGGGACAACTGGTGATGGTCGACGAACACGCCATCGTCGCGACCGGCGTCGAGGAGGGCGACCTCCCCGGGTTGGAGCGGGAGACGGCGGTCTGGACCAGCGGCAAGGACCACGGGTTCGCCACCTGGACGCGGGAGTTGCTCTCGAACAGACTCGACGGCTGACCGGTCCGGCGCCGAGCGGGCGCTGCCGGGCGTGTCGACGCGGCCCGCCGCGTCGACACGCCCGGTATGAACCGCAACTCGAAAGCCGCGTGGGCCGGATTCCTCGCGCATGGAAACCACGCGCCACTTCACCGCCACGGTGTACGTCGTCCACGACGGCGCAACCGCCCTCCACGATCACAAACGCTTGAACATCCATATCCCGCCGGGCGGCCACGTCGACCGAGACGAACTTCCCCACGAAACCGCCGTCCGCGAGTGCCGAGAAGAAACGGGCCTCACACCGACGATAGTTACCGATAACGGACGTATCGAGATGGACGCGGGCCGGTCGCTTCCCCGTCCGCGTCGGCAGATGCTCTACGACATCGACGTTCTCGGTGGCGAGGTCGCGCATCAACATATAGACCACATCTACTACGCAACGGTCGAAAATTGCAAGATCGACCCTGCTGACGGGGAGGAAAGTGCCGACGTCTGGGACTGGTACACACCTACCGATCTCCGAGAGGGGGACTTCGATTCGGATGTCGTCGAAATCGGAACCGAAGCCATCCGGGTAGTGGAAGACGACTCGAATTAGCGATTGTCGGCTCTCACGTCGGGCTCAATCGAACTACGGAAGGGGGTCGCTCCGGTTGCGCTTGCAGTCGCCGGCGGCGGCGCGCCGATTTCGGGCGGAACCGGCGCGCTAGCGACTATCGTCCTTCGGGTACTTCAATTATTCTCGCTATCTTAAAACCGAAAAACATTAATTACGCCGAGAAACGAATACTCACCTATCATGAGCGGCGGAACGCTCGGTGGCGCGCTCACCGCGGGCGAGGAGCAGTTGCTCTCGTGGACCTCCTCGACGGTGCACTGGGCGGGCGACTGGGACGACGACCCCCAGACGCCCACGGCGTTCGCCGCCACGGACCGCCGCATCGTCTTCTCGAACGGCGAGTCGACCACCTCCATCGGCTACGACCACGTCCGGGCGGTCGAAACCGACGGGGTCAGCGGCGGCCTGGACGCGTACCACGCCTTCGTCGCGTTCGGCGGTCTCGGCCTGCTGGCCGGACTGGTCGTCGCCACCGCCGACCCGCTGAACGGGGTCGGCCTCGTCGTACTCTCGCTGATGCTCATCGTGGCGGGGAGTGCGGTCGGAGACTCGTTCGGCGGCGGCGCCACGGTCACCATCGTCATCGACAACGAGCGCCAGCGCCTGACCTTCTCGGCCGAGGAGGGGGTCGCCGAGGAACTGCGCCGACTCGCCGCGGAGAACCGTTAGGCGTCGGAGTCGACCCGCGAGGCGACGTACTTCGAGACGTGGTCGTCGACCTTGCGCTTGAACCCCGCTTGCCGAGCGAGGCGGTCGAGTTCGCGTGCGACGAGGCTCCCGTACTGGACCGCCTTCTTCTCGCGGAACGCCACTCGGTCGGGGACGAACTCGCGGGCGGCCAGACGGAACGCCTTCTTGCGCTCGCCCCGCGAATCGACCAGCAGTTCGCCGGACAGCGACAGCGCTGTCCGGACGACCCGGTCGTCAAGCAGGGGCGCGACCGGTTCGACGCCCGCGCCGCGGAGCGCCAGCACGTCTCGCTCCAGTTGGTCGGGGAGCGTCCGAATCACCTCGCGGGCCGCGCCGCGGACCGTCTCGGCCTCGACGCGGGGGTCTTCGGGCGCGCGAGCGACCTTAGCGTAGCCGCCGAACAGTTCGTCGGCGCCCTGGCCGACGGCGAGACGGTCGAAGCCGTCGGCCGCCGCCCGCTCGGCCGCAAGGTAGAGCGGCAGGGCGATCTGGACGTCCATCGCGTTCGTCCGGCCGGTCGCGCGCGCGACGGCCGGTACCGCCCGTTCGACGTCCGCGACCGAGAGTTCGACGACGCGCAGGTCCGACTCGCGACCCATCAGTCGCGCGGCCGACCGCGCCGCGGCGACGTCGTGGCTGTCGGGGAACCCGACGACGTACAGCGGCGCGTCGACGGCGGCGGCGACGACCGCCGAGTCCACGCCGCCCGAGAAGGCGACCGCGAGTCCGTCGCCGGGAACGTCGAGGCTGTCGCCGAGCGCCTCCCCGAGTTCCGAAACCGCCTCACGAGCGTCGGCGAACGTCGGCGCGGCGGCGGCGGGTAGCGAGAAAACGCGTTCGGCCCGGCCCGCGACGGTCCCGGAGTCGTCGCTCGCGGAGTCCTCGCCCGTAGGCGCGGGCGAGGACTCCACAGGCGCTGACTCCCTCGTCGACAGCGCGTGACCCGCGGGTAGCGAAATCGGGTTCGACAGGTCGGCGGGGTCGAAACTCCACGCCTCGCCGTCGACGAACACCGGGTAGCGACCTAGCACGTCGCGGACGAGGTGACCGTCGGGGAGTCGCCCGGCGAACCCCCGGGTACCGGGAAACGGGTCGCCCGAGCGCGCCGCGCGCGCGGCGCGCTCGGGCGACGTCCCGTGCATCTCCGCCGCCTCCGAGGAGTCGTTCGTCATTCGAGCGCGTCGAGGACCCGGTTCTTCACGCGGCGCTTCGCCCCGCCCGCGGCCTGCCGGAAACTGATGCGCCAGGGGGTCCGCTTGCCCTCGACGCTGGTCCGCCCCGCCTCGATGGCGTCGAGGATGCCCGCGATGCTCCGCTCGTCGGCG comes from the Halorussus vallis genome and includes:
- a CDS encoding NUDIX hydrolase, with the translated sequence METTRHFTATVYVVHDGATALHDHKRLNIHIPPGGHVDRDELPHETAVRECREETGLTPTIVTDNGRIEMDAGRSLPRPRRQMLYDIDVLGGEVAHQHIDHIYYATVENCKIDPADGEESADVWDWYTPTDLREGDFDSDVVEIGTEAIRVVEDDSN
- a CDS encoding TrmB family transcriptional regulator — translated: MGGERDAVEALERLGLTEYEARCFVGLVRISKGTAKETSRVADIPRSRVYDTLDRLHDRGLVDIQESDPREYRAVEFDEALGLLRQDYESSIETARSAMADVETVETEEDEGVWAVASQDHVLDRLTAVCEDAEGEIHYLFADTVTPKDAVLDRLAAAVDRGVAVTVEVPTEGVRDRVRDAVPGATVRVAPDLDRTEPVVEKRPGQLVMVDEHAIVATGVEEGDLPGLERETAVWTSGKDHGFATWTRELLSNRLDG
- a CDS encoding asparagine synthase C-terminal domain-containing protein, with the translated sequence MHGTSPERAARAARSGDPFPGTRGFAGRLPDGHLVRDVLGRYPVFVDGEAWSFDPADLSNPISLPAGHALSTRESAPVESSPAPTGEDSASDDSGTVAGRAERVFSLPAAAAPTFADAREAVSELGEALGDSLDVPGDGLAVAFSGGVDSAVVAAAVDAPLYVVGFPDSHDVAAARSAARLMGRESDLRVVELSVADVERAVPAVARATGRTNAMDVQIALPLYLAAERAAADGFDRLAVGQGADELFGGYAKVARAPEDPRVEAETVRGAAREVIRTLPDQLERDVLALRGAGVEPVAPLLDDRVVRTALSLSGELLVDSRGERKKAFRLAAREFVPDRVAFREKKAVQYGSLVARELDRLARQAGFKRKVDDHVSKYVASRVDSDA